In Syntrophobacterales bacterium, the sequence GGTGTGCCGGCATGAATAGAGAGACACGCCAGCCCGAATGTCTGTCTGAAAATGTTTGCCGCAATTGATCCAGCGTGATTTTATCCATAAGCAAAACACCTCCTGTCTCCGGTTATTCCTTATACACTGTTCATTCTTCGTTTTTAAGCCAGACCCGGCCGTAAGGCGGAAGCGTAATGTGCAAGATATTTGCTTCCGTTTTATAGCTCCCGGCGGAGAGAAGATCCCGATAACGCCCGTGGCGGAAGCCGGCCTCGTCTGAAGGTATCACAAGCCCCACCGCTTCCGCCGTAACGCCGGTGAGGGTCAGGATTGTCTCATCCCCCTCCGGGGAAGTTCGAAGGAGGGCAAAAGCGCGGGGCGAAAGGTGCAAGACCTTCTGTCCGCCTTGGGGGTGGAAAGACCTCTCCCGCCGCCGAACCAGGATCTGTTCCCTCCCACGGCTGAACAGGAGGGACAGCTTCGAGGCCGGATCCTTCAGCGCCTTTTCCACCTCCCAGGCGTCGATGATTCCCCGGTTCAGGTCCCGGTTTATCCCTGAGGCCTTAGCGGCCCTATAGTCATTGGCGGTTCCGAGTGCCCCGTGGATGTAAATCCCCGGGACCCCCCGCATCACCAGCGCGATGGCCCTGGAGGCCAGATACCGGGCGATCTGCAGCTCCAGGCTCTCCTGTTCGCGCTCCGGGTTCAGGGCGCTCCACCAGGTGCTGTTGATCTCGTAAGGCTCTTCGGTCCCGTCCTCGGTCGTCTTGAAGGACACTAAGGCCCCTTTCTTCCGGGCCCTGTCCACGAGGAACTCAATGTCTTTGGCGGGGAGAAACCCGCGGGCACCCTGGAGTCCGATGCCGTCATGGGTGTCCAGAATATTGAGAAAGGCCGTCTGGGCCGATGGTGGACGCAGATCCTCGGCCCATCGGGAAAGGGTGCCGGCATCTCCGGCATAGAAAGCATGAAGGACCAGAGGGGGAAGGGCGAAGTTGTACACCATGTGGGCCTCGTCATAGCCGTTGCCGAAGTACGAGATGTTTTGATGATGGGGGACATTCGTTTCGGTGACCAGGGCCACACCGGAAGCTACAAAATCCACTACATCGCGCAGCAGTTTGACGATCTCATGGGTCTGGGGGAGATGCACGCTTTCGGTTCCAGGCTCCGCCCAGATGTAGGTCACCGCGTCCAGCCGGAGCATATCGGCGCCTTTTCGGATGTAAAAAAGAAGGCTGCCCAACACTTGCAGGAGCACGGCAGGGTTACGGAAGTTAAGGTCCACCTGATCCGGAGAAAAGGTGGACCAAATGTATCGAGGGCCATGGATCGTCTCGAATCGGGTGAGAATGTCGGTCGTCCTGGGGCGGAAAATCTTGCGGCGCTGTTCAGGGGTGAGATCGTCGGGCGACTCGTAAGCAATGAAAAAGTCCCTGTAGGCGGGATTCCCATTAAGGAATTCCAGGAACATCTCGCTTCCGGAGGAGCAATGATTCAGGACAGCGTCAAACATAAGATCATAGAAACGTTTTTTCTCACGGATGTCCTTCCAGAATCCCAGCCGCTTGTCCACCCGTCGGTAATCAATGACGGCAAAACCCCGGTCCGAGGAATAGGGAAAGAAGGGCAACAGATGGAGCGTGTTGATGGCACCCAGAGAGTATTGAGTCACGAAGCGGTGAAGGACTGAAAGGGGCGTGGCTCCTTCTCCCTTCACCATGTCCCCGTAGGTGATGAGGATGATATGCTCCTGGCAAAACCTTTGCCTAGGATCGTATTCCTGCTCCTTCTCGATCATCTCGGGGGGCTTGTGGGCATAATGAACCTTTAGTATCCGTTCGAGTTCGGGCATCCAATTTTCAGCCCCTTTAGGGCCGTATAGGAACTCAAGCCGTGCGAGCGCCCGCTCCCTGAATCTGCGGGAAATCTCAAGCGCTGGCCGGGTAAAGTCCGGATACTCATCGTAATAGGTTCGTTTCCTGGAGAAGCGCTTTTCCTGATCCATGACATCCCTTCTC encodes:
- a CDS encoding sugar phosphorylase, whose amino-acid sequence is MKRRDVMDQEKRFSRKRTYYDEYPDFTRPALEISRRFRERALARLEFLYGPKGAENWMPELERILKVHYAHKPPEMIEKEQEYDPRQRFCQEHIILITYGDMVKGEGATPLSVLHRFVTQYSLGAINTLHLLPFFPYSSDRGFAVIDYRRVDKRLGFWKDIREKKRFYDLMFDAVLNHCSSGSEMFLEFLNGNPAYRDFFIAYESPDDLTPEQRRKIFRPRTTDILTRFETIHGPRYIWSTFSPDQVDLNFRNPAVLLQVLGSLLFYIRKGADMLRLDAVTYIWAEPGTESVHLPQTHEIVKLLRDVVDFVASGVALVTETNVPHHQNISYFGNGYDEAHMVYNFALPPLVLHAFYAGDAGTLSRWAEDLRPPSAQTAFLNILDTHDGIGLQGARGFLPAKDIEFLVDRARKKGALVSFKTTEDGTEEPYEINSTWWSALNPEREQESLELQIARYLASRAIALVMRGVPGIYIHGALGTANDYRAAKASGINRDLNRGIIDAWEVEKALKDPASKLSLLFSRGREQILVRRRERSFHPQGGQKVLHLSPRAFALLRTSPEGDETILTLTGVTAEAVGLVIPSDEAGFRHGRYRDLLSAGSYKTEANILHITLPPYGRVWLKNEE